One Candidatus Nitrososphaera evergladensis SR1 genomic window carries:
- a CDS encoding NAD(P)-dependent oxidoreductase has translation MTIGVPKEIKDHENRVALTPRSVASLVSSGIKVAVERNAGAKSGFSDADYASAGAQVASDAAELYSKADLVVKVKEIQVGKGEHAHILQKHIIFGYNHFESSRELTSAAIRSGATFISFEKVTDGNGQTPLLMPMSRIAGTLAGIWAGFFHNYAFRHDKSLRMKAGADQVKARFIEDFERIIDGKLDAATANSLSLHDKQVVIFGGGTAGEMASRTCHALGAKLTIVEKRDSRRKYLQGLGLGRCSVVASADYDAIKGASAVIGATYDKEKADRMIDEMTLKNASEVRKKVIIDISIDQGGNFPFVDSTGKYAPESMGTIMSPAQMDYFGNVFVRVPNMPSIVPRYASMALSNAITDHVKAIATNQTRPELVRATSIAGGKVLDEAVARAHSLPYAKTF, from the coding sequence CGCTCTGTTGCGTCGCTCGTTTCGTCAGGAATCAAGGTGGCAGTCGAACGCAATGCCGGCGCCAAGAGCGGCTTTTCGGATGCAGATTACGCTTCTGCGGGCGCGCAGGTTGCAAGCGATGCGGCAGAGCTGTATTCAAAAGCAGACCTTGTAGTCAAGGTAAAAGAGATCCAGGTCGGCAAGGGCGAGCACGCGCACATCCTGCAAAAGCACATAATTTTTGGCTACAACCACTTTGAGTCAAGCCGCGAGTTGACAAGCGCTGCGATACGCTCTGGGGCGACGTTCATCTCGTTTGAGAAGGTAACAGACGGAAACGGCCAGACGCCTCTTTTGATGCCCATGAGCAGGATTGCCGGGACCCTTGCCGGCATCTGGGCAGGATTTTTCCACAACTATGCATTTCGGCACGACAAGTCGCTTCGCATGAAGGCAGGGGCAGACCAGGTCAAGGCAAGGTTCATCGAGGATTTTGAGCGCATCATAGACGGCAAGCTTGACGCGGCGACGGCAAACAGCCTTTCGCTTCATGACAAGCAGGTCGTGATATTTGGAGGCGGGACTGCAGGCGAGATGGCCTCGCGGACGTGCCATGCCCTTGGAGCCAAGCTTACGATAGTGGAGAAGAGGGACAGCCGCAGAAAATACCTGCAGGGGCTTGGCCTGGGCAGGTGCTCGGTCGTGGCAAGTGCCGACTATGACGCAATAAAGGGGGCAAGCGCGGTAATCGGCGCGACGTACGACAAGGAAAAGGCCGATAGAATGATTGATGAAATGACGCTAAAGAACGCATCAGAGGTGCGCAAGAAGGTGATAATCGACATTTCCATTGACCAGGGAGGAAACTTTCCCTTCGTCGATTCAACAGGCAAGTACGCGCCTGAAAGCATGGGCACCATAATGTCGCCGGCGCAAATGGACTATTTTGGAAACGTCTTTGTGCGCGTTCCAAACATGCCGTCCATCGTTCCCCGCTATGCGTCAATGGCGCTGTCAAACGCGATAACCGACCATGTCAAGGCCATTGCCACAAACCAGACCAGACCTGAGCTTGTGCGGGCAACCAGCATTGCAGGAGGCAAGGTGCTTGACGAGGCGGTCGCAAGGGCGCACAGCTTGCCTTATGCAAAGACCTTTTAG
- a CDS encoding cupredoxin domain-containing protein: MQVAKNHAGGIALTAFIAAVAVSLAYYQYVYVPEANRTPYVPPEIRNPEQTTHVTIVKDAGLESNPKHYDPMDVRAVLGLSNKVTWTNQDSTFHTVTTDDSENYVDAISGKFDSQAHLDETTNGFIAEGGSWSFTFTKEGDYHYHCVPHPFMQGVVHVVPNFS, from the coding sequence ATGCAAGTAGCAAAAAACCACGCTGGCGGCATAGCGCTGACTGCATTCATAGCTGCCGTGGCCGTCAGCCTGGCCTACTACCAGTACGTGTACGTGCCAGAAGCCAACAGGACGCCCTATGTGCCGCCAGAAATACGAAACCCTGAGCAAACCACTCATGTAACTATTGTAAAGGATGCAGGCTTGGAGTCAAACCCAAAGCATTATGACCCGATGGATGTGCGCGCAGTTCTTGGGCTGTCAAACAAAGTGACTTGGACCAATCAGGATTCTACATTTCATACTGTGACTACTGATGACAGCGAAAACTACGTTGACGCCATAAGCGGCAAGTTCGATTCGCAAGCTCACCTTGATGAAACTACTAACGGCTTTATTGCAGAGGGCGGCTCATGGTCGTTCACGTTCACAAAAGAGGGTGACTACCACTACCATTGCGTCCCGCATCCTTTCATGCAGGGCGTGGTCCATGTCGTGCCAAACTTTTCCTAG